In Kitasatospora sp. NBC_00240, the following are encoded in one genomic region:
- a CDS encoding TetR/AcrR family transcriptional regulator: protein MAEVRRVRPGGGSSRPAGRRAQILRLAADLFHRGGYHQVSMAEVAAGLGITAPALYRHVRGKPELLHQVVRSGLDALGGALAPARGAAELCAALSTVAIEHRPLGTLWQRDSRLLPARRRAELRRELRADVRLMAGVLRVERPELAQADAEFLCWSALSVYGGLSHHGFAPPRRRFERLLRDIGTALLAVGFAGARVEPPVLAGPPPAGPGRREELLSAAVRLFHERGFDNVSTDQLGAAVGMSGPSVYHHFDSKAALLAASLVRSRERLRHEVGAAITGATPADAALEAGLRAYVGFARRHGHYLGAMLSETERLAPVDRKVAVDFRRDFLRTWVGLLRQVRPEYDDAEARIRVHSMFALVNDGVRHRPHSERADLADCLERMARAVLGL from the coding sequence GTGGCCGAGGTGCGGCGGGTGCGCCCCGGCGGCGGCAGCAGTCGCCCGGCCGGGCGGCGGGCGCAGATCCTGCGCCTCGCGGCCGACCTGTTCCACCGCGGCGGCTACCACCAGGTCTCGATGGCGGAGGTCGCGGCCGGCCTCGGCATCACCGCCCCCGCGCTCTACCGGCACGTCCGGGGAAAGCCGGAACTCCTCCACCAGGTGGTCAGGTCCGGCCTGGACGCCCTCGGCGGCGCCCTGGCCCCGGCCCGCGGAGCGGCGGAACTCTGTGCCGCACTCAGCACCGTGGCGATCGAGCACCGCCCGCTCGGCACCCTCTGGCAGCGCGACTCGCGGCTGCTCCCGGCCCGCCGGCGGGCCGAGCTGCGCCGTGAACTGCGCGCCGACGTCCGGCTGATGGCCGGCGTCCTGCGCGTCGAGCGGCCGGAACTGGCCCAGGCGGATGCGGAGTTCCTCTGCTGGTCGGCGCTCTCGGTCTACGGCGGCCTGTCCCACCACGGCTTCGCGCCGCCGCGCCGGCGCTTCGAGCGGCTGCTGCGGGACATCGGGACGGCCCTGCTGGCGGTCGGCTTCGCCGGTGCCCGGGTGGAGCCGCCGGTCCTCGCCGGTCCGCCCCCGGCCGGGCCCGGGCGCCGGGAGGAGCTGCTCTCGGCCGCCGTGCGGCTGTTCCACGAGCGCGGCTTCGACAATGTGAGCACCGATCAGCTCGGGGCGGCCGTCGGCATGTCCGGGCCGAGCGTCTACCACCACTTCGACAGCAAGGCCGCCCTGCTCGCCGCCTCGCTGGTGCGCAGCCGTGAGCGGCTGAGGCACGAGGTCGGGGCCGCGATCACCGGCGCGACCCCGGCGGATGCGGCGCTGGAGGCCGGGCTGCGGGCGTACGTCGGCTTCGCCCGGCGGCACGGCCACTACCTCGGCGCCATGCTGAGCGAGACCGAGCGGCTGGCTCCGGTCGACCGCAAGGTCGCCGTGGACTTCCGCCGGGACTTCCTGCGGACCTGGGTCGGGCTGCTCCGGCAGGTCCGCCCGGAGTACGACGACGCGGAGGCCCGGATCCGGGTGCACTCGATGTTCGCCCTGGTCAACGACGGGGTCCGGCACCGCCCGCACAGCGAGCGGGCGGACCTCGCGGACTGCCTGGAGCGGATGGCCCGGGCCGTGCTCGGCCTCTGA
- a CDS encoding ATP-binding protein translates to MSEGHRPDPAPTEDLRTTEVDLGGLVSVLATHLYSTPLVALRELVQNAHDSHTRRRLEDPDGGHTPTIRVRGDSARRTVSIADTGAGLTEPEIHAYLATVGTGYTRLLREVTGNDELIGAFGLGFLSAFSIADEVTVTTTSHREPALGHRYRSRGGEQYSVEPVAARGTPGSVVELTLKTEHAHLADEQALREVLGRYCVLLNVPVFVGDDERPVNDVPVPWREEPAGDLYAARMRFATAFGRRFEPLAAFPVGPAAGGTDAVGLLWVQDGGTYGSSDNRDLAVYLRGMLLSEDARDLLPGWAGFVGGVVESHRLTPTASREDLQRDEHYRALQQALADAVVDGLYETARLRPAAWRRILARHGQDLLGAALCDDRLFTLLADDVPVPTSQGDLTAGALRAAGGGAVHIALGSGGGFEEMLYRAMQVPIARGDRYAVLPFLRRYARLRDCRIVELGSEHGNRELFRDPERPLPAEERAWLSAALADDGEQLVPARFEPPGLPLVLVPDREAELKARIEDDQADARIPSAALRLARAFTARTGGEVKARLYLNLAAPAVQDLLTAYRCGHTGAATAAGLLRSLKVIMAAAAGPSSTSPQGDLAAALAGIGTAVSALTAALPAGLPAVPDTLPDVLPDPFPGASGTRPDEGAGA, encoded by the coding sequence ATGTCTGAAGGCCACCGCCCCGACCCCGCGCCCACCGAGGATCTGCGTACGACCGAGGTCGACCTCGGCGGTCTGGTGAGCGTCCTCGCCACGCACCTCTACTCCACGCCGCTGGTCGCCCTGCGCGAACTCGTGCAGAACGCCCACGACTCGCACACCCGGCGCCGGCTGGAGGACCCGGACGGCGGCCACACCCCGACGATCCGGGTCCGCGGCGACTCGGCCCGGCGGACCGTCAGCATCGCCGACACCGGCGCCGGCCTGACCGAGCCGGAGATCCACGCCTACCTCGCCACCGTCGGCACCGGCTACACCCGGCTGCTGCGCGAGGTCACCGGCAACGACGAGCTGATCGGCGCGTTCGGCCTGGGCTTCCTGTCGGCCTTCTCGATCGCCGACGAGGTCACCGTCACCACCACCTCGCACCGCGAGCCCGCCCTCGGCCACCGCTACCGCAGCCGCGGCGGCGAGCAGTACAGCGTCGAGCCGGTCGCCGCCCGCGGCACCCCCGGCAGCGTGGTCGAGCTGACCCTGAAGACCGAGCACGCCCACCTGGCCGACGAGCAGGCGCTGCGCGAGGTGCTCGGCCGGTACTGCGTCCTGCTGAACGTCCCGGTCTTCGTCGGCGACGACGAGCGGCCGGTCAACGACGTGCCGGTGCCCTGGCGCGAGGAGCCGGCCGGCGACCTGTACGCCGCCCGGATGCGCTTCGCCACCGCCTTCGGCCGCCGCTTCGAGCCGCTCGCCGCCTTCCCGGTGGGCCCGGCGGCCGGCGGCACCGACGCGGTCGGCCTGCTCTGGGTCCAGGACGGCGGCACGTACGGCAGCAGCGACAACCGCGACCTGGCCGTCTACCTGCGCGGCATGCTGCTCTCCGAGGACGCCCGCGACCTGCTGCCCGGCTGGGCCGGCTTCGTCGGCGGCGTCGTCGAGTCCCACCGGCTCACCCCCACCGCCAGCCGCGAGGACCTCCAGCGCGACGAGCACTACCGGGCGCTCCAGCAGGCCCTCGCCGACGCCGTCGTGGACGGCCTGTACGAGACCGCCCGGCTGCGGCCCGCCGCCTGGCGCCGGATCCTCGCCCGGCACGGCCAGGACCTGCTGGGCGCGGCGCTCTGCGACGACCGGCTGTTCACCCTGCTCGCCGACGACGTGCCCGTCCCGACCTCGCAGGGCGACCTGACGGCGGGTGCGCTGCGGGCGGCCGGCGGCGGCGCGGTGCACATCGCGCTCGGCAGCGGCGGCGGCTTCGAGGAGATGCTGTACCGCGCGATGCAGGTCCCGATCGCGCGCGGCGACCGGTACGCGGTGCTGCCGTTCCTGCGCCGCTACGCCCGGCTCCGGGACTGTCGGATCGTCGAACTCGGCAGCGAGCACGGCAACCGGGAGCTGTTCCGCGACCCCGAGCGTCCGCTGCCCGCCGAGGAGCGTGCCTGGCTGTCCGCGGCCCTCGCGGACGACGGCGAGCAGCTCGTACCGGCCCGCTTCGAGCCGCCGGGCCTGCCGCTCGTGCTGGTCCCCGACCGGGAGGCGGAGCTCAAGGCCAGGATCGAGGACGACCAGGCGGACGCGCGGATCCCGTCCGCCGCGCTGCGGCTCGCCCGGGCCTTCACCGCCCGTACCGGCGGCGAGGTGAAGGCCCGGCTGTACCTCAACCTGGCCGCGCCCGCCGTCCAGGACCTGCTCACCGCCTACCGCTGCGGGCACACCGGCGCGGCCACCGCGGCCGGCCTGCTCCGCTCGCTCAAGGTGATCATGGCGGCTGCCGCCGGGCCGTCCAGCACCTCGCCGCAGGGCGACCTGGCCGCCGCCCTGGCCGGGATCGGCACCGCCGTCTCGGCCCTGACGGCAGCTCTGCCCGCGGGCCTGCCCGCCGTCCCCGACACCCTCCCGGACGTACTCCCGGACCCGTTCCCCGGCGCCTCGGGCACCCGGCCGGACGAGGGGGCCGGAGCCTGA
- a CDS encoding VTT domain-containing protein → MTSLALGPSWLDPTTLISAFGLIGILAIVFAESGLLIGFFLPGDSLLFTTGMLVAGGTYLHQPLWLVCLLVVAAAVAGDQVGYLFGRKVGPGLFRRPDSRLFKQENVEKAAAFFERHGPKAIVLARFVPIVRTFTPVVAGVSRMNYRTFVLFNVIGGVLWGAGVTVLGHFLGRIAFVRDNIEPILIAIVLLSVVPVAIELLRARRGAGRADADRHAVGDSKEPAADRAR, encoded by the coding sequence GTGACCAGCCTCGCCCTCGGCCCGTCCTGGCTCGACCCGACCACCCTGATCTCCGCCTTCGGCCTGATCGGGATCCTGGCGATCGTGTTCGCCGAGTCCGGCCTGCTGATCGGCTTCTTCCTGCCCGGCGACTCCCTGCTCTTCACCACCGGCATGCTGGTGGCCGGCGGCACCTACCTGCACCAGCCGCTCTGGCTGGTCTGCCTGCTCGTGGTGGCCGCCGCGGTCGCCGGCGACCAGGTCGGCTACCTCTTCGGCCGCAAGGTCGGCCCCGGCCTATTCCGCCGGCCCGACTCCCGGCTCTTCAAGCAGGAGAACGTCGAGAAGGCCGCCGCCTTCTTCGAGCGGCACGGGCCCAAGGCGATCGTGCTGGCGCGGTTCGTGCCGATCGTGCGGACCTTCACCCCGGTCGTCGCCGGGGTGAGCCGGATGAACTACCGCACCTTCGTCCTGTTCAACGTGATCGGCGGGGTGCTCTGGGGCGCGGGCGTCACCGTGCTCGGCCACTTCCTCGGCCGGATCGCCTTCGTCCGCGACAACATCGAGCCGATCCTGATCGCGATCGTGCTGCTCTCCGTGGTGCCGGTCGCGATCGAGCTGCTGCGGGCCCGGCGGGGCGCCGGCCGGGCGGACGCCGACCGTCACGCGGTCGGCGACAGCAAGGAGCCGGCCGCCGACCGCGCCCGGTAG
- a CDS encoding threonine/serine exporter family protein, whose translation MPKRGRPGGGKKARGGRAARPARNTRQVHPSDAPPTEGLLGHPTPPADSAAVPLAPAAPATEGLLTPSVEAPAAESRAARSSADRSRAAELRATGLRTAELLAGSVTAGPVTARPAGTGRDDPSDAALPPGPEDTLSPEDWRAAGYTPPNGIAVPTLNPGAPGDAPWPDRMRTLLRTPMSERPAFERTPRERQSEATARNVPRILDLTLRIGELLLASGEAAEDVEAAMLGIAHAYRLDHCEPQVTFTLIGISHQPSLVEPPVTADRVVRRRTSDYTRLAAVYKLVADITAEQVTVNDAYRRLAEIRRNRHPYPVWLLSLTTGLLAGAATFLVGGRLDAKAWLVFANAFVAAILGDRLASLIARRGLPEFYQFVVAAMPAAVSGIVLSFNDLGLRGSVVITGGLFALLPGRAMVAAVQDGLTGFYITAAARLLEVIYLVAGIVIGVMLILYLGVGFHAKLNPDESLVGINYPPVQLIAAMVLTLAFAMLLQTARRNLLLVTLNSVVGWSSYGVLVYNAQVSPIVATGVAAGLVGLFGQLMARYRYASALPYVTAAIGPLMPGSAIYLGMLSFAQGHSSAGLVSITRAAAIALALAIGVNLGGEIARLFMKIPGSTEPLTLYPAVPRRAAKRTRGF comes from the coding sequence GTGCCGAAGCGGGGCCGACCGGGCGGCGGCAAGAAGGCCAGAGGCGGCAGGGCGGCCCGGCCCGCCCGGAACACCCGTCAGGTGCACCCCTCCGACGCCCCGCCCACCGAGGGCCTGCTGGGCCACCCCACCCCGCCCGCCGACTCCGCCGCCGTGCCGCTCGCCCCGGCCGCCCCCGCCACCGAGGGCCTGCTGACCCCGTCCGTCGAGGCGCCGGCGGCCGAGTCCCGCGCCGCTCGGTCGAGTGCCGACCGGTCCCGCGCCGCCGAGCTGCGGGCCACCGGGCTGCGGACCGCCGAACTGCTGGCGGGCTCCGTCACCGCCGGTCCCGTCACCGCCCGCCCCGCCGGGACCGGCCGCGACGACCCGTCCGACGCCGCGCTGCCGCCCGGCCCGGAGGACACCCTCAGCCCCGAGGACTGGCGCGCCGCCGGCTACACCCCGCCGAACGGGATCGCCGTCCCCACCCTGAACCCCGGCGCCCCCGGCGACGCCCCCTGGCCGGACCGGATGCGCACCCTGCTGCGCACGCCCATGTCCGAGCGCCCGGCCTTCGAGCGCACCCCGCGCGAGCGGCAGTCCGAGGCGACCGCGCGCAACGTCCCGCGCATCCTCGACCTGACGCTGCGCATCGGCGAACTGCTGCTCGCCAGCGGCGAGGCGGCGGAGGACGTCGAGGCCGCCATGCTCGGCATCGCCCACGCCTACCGGCTGGACCACTGCGAGCCCCAGGTGACCTTCACCTTGATCGGGATCTCCCACCAGCCCTCTCTGGTCGAGCCCCCCGTCACCGCCGACCGGGTGGTCCGCCGCCGCACCTCCGACTACACCCGGCTCGCCGCCGTCTACAAGCTGGTGGCCGACATCACCGCCGAGCAGGTGACGGTCAACGACGCGTACCGCCGGCTCGCCGAGATCCGCCGCAACCGGCACCCGTACCCGGTCTGGCTGCTCTCGCTCACCACCGGGCTGCTGGCCGGCGCGGCCACCTTCCTGGTCGGCGGCCGACTGGACGCCAAGGCCTGGCTGGTGTTCGCCAACGCCTTCGTCGCCGCGATCCTCGGCGACCGGCTGGCCTCGCTGATCGCCCGGCGCGGACTGCCGGAGTTCTACCAGTTCGTGGTCGCCGCGATGCCGGCCGCGGTCTCCGGCATCGTGCTCTCCTTCAACGACCTCGGTCTGCGCGGGTCCGTCGTGATCACCGGCGGGCTGTTCGCGCTGCTGCCCGGCCGGGCCATGGTCGCGGCCGTCCAGGACGGCCTCACCGGCTTCTACATCACCGCGGCCGCCCGGCTGCTGGAAGTGATCTACCTGGTCGCGGGCATCGTGATCGGCGTGATGCTGATCCTCTACCTGGGCGTCGGCTTCCACGCCAAGCTCAACCCGGACGAGAGCCTGGTCGGGATCAACTACCCGCCGGTCCAGCTGATCGCCGCGATGGTGCTGACGCTGGCCTTCGCGATGCTGCTGCAGACCGCGCGCAGAAACCTTTTGCTGGTCACCCTGAACAGCGTCGTCGGCTGGTCCAGCTACGGGGTGCTGGTCTACAACGCCCAGGTTTCCCCGATCGTCGCCACCGGCGTCGCGGCCGGCCTGGTCGGCCTGTTCGGCCAGCTGATGGCCCGCTACCGGTACGCGTCGGCCCTCCCGTACGTGACGGCGGCGATCGGCCCGCTGATGCCCGGCTCGGCGATCTACCTCGGCATGCTCTCCTTCGCGCAGGGCCACTCCAGTGCCGGGTTGGTCTCGATCACCCGCGCCGCCGCGATCGCCCTCGCCCTCGCCATCGGCGTGAACCTCGGAGGTGAGATCGCGCGTCTGTTCATGAAGATCCCCGGCAGCACGGAGCCGCTGACGCTCTACCCGGCCGTCCCCCGGCGCGCCGCCAAGCGCACCCGGGGCTTCTGA
- a CDS encoding C40 family peptidase: protein MTRRLLPILLLALTSTLGALPAAGAAPAPAAVPHAPGPAAPAEPGPPPGGPHPGEGYPSAEEIARSRADTDRRAAASAAAEARLTAAQGESEQASLAAERAVENYNGAQARLTRARLAESRALGLAAAAELARHAAAEEAARLAAETYRQGATAELSAIDALIGAPGPRAAGAQAAVVRVVSGSTRQILDAATGTAAAATRAGAAAREATAAAERAAGEVRTARDQAQAQVATGRAKVAEIGRRREQLLGELAAARHTTVELERRRREAQEAIAARAAEAAARTAAEAAAAAQAATDKAAAEKAAMERAAAERAATEAAEAARAAADQSAQEQPAGPPAAPPDGPGVWSAQGAEAAIAFARSKIGLPYIWGGEGPDGYDCSGLTMMAWRTGGRRITHFAADQYAESTPVTYRQLRPGDLVFWSDTGRAADIHHVGLYIGDDKMIEAPRAGMPIKQASLWIMGTPDFYARP from the coding sequence GTGACACGCAGACTCCTGCCGATCCTCCTGCTGGCTCTGACCTCCACCCTCGGCGCCCTCCCGGCGGCCGGCGCGGCCCCCGCGCCGGCCGCCGTACCGCACGCCCCCGGGCCGGCGGCGCCCGCCGAGCCGGGCCCGCCACCGGGCGGGCCGCACCCGGGCGAGGGCTACCCCTCCGCCGAGGAGATCGCCCGCTCCCGGGCCGACACCGACCGCCGGGCCGCCGCGAGCGCCGCCGCCGAGGCCCGGCTCACCGCCGCCCAGGGCGAAAGCGAGCAGGCCTCCCTGGCGGCCGAACGGGCGGTGGAGAACTACAACGGCGCACAGGCGAGGCTCACCCGGGCCCGGCTCGCGGAGAGCCGGGCCCTCGGGCTGGCCGCCGCCGCCGAACTCGCCCGGCACGCCGCCGCCGAGGAGGCGGCCCGGCTGGCCGCCGAGACCTACCGCCAGGGCGCCACCGCCGAACTCTCCGCGATCGACGCACTGATCGGCGCCCCCGGCCCGCGCGCGGCCGGCGCCCAGGCGGCCGTCGTCCGGGTGGTCAGCGGCAGTACCCGGCAGATCCTGGACGCCGCCACCGGCACCGCCGCCGCCGCGACCCGCGCCGGCGCCGCCGCCCGGGAGGCCACCGCCGCCGCCGAACGGGCCGCGGGCGAGGTGCGGACCGCCCGGGACCAGGCGCAGGCCCAGGTCGCGACCGGCCGGGCAAAGGTGGCCGAGATCGGCCGGCGCCGCGAACAGCTCCTCGGCGAGCTCGCTGCCGCCCGCCACACCACCGTCGAACTCGAACGCCGCCGCCGGGAGGCCCAGGAGGCGATCGCGGCCCGCGCCGCCGAGGCGGCGGCGAGGACCGCGGCCGAGGCGGCCGCGGCCGCGCAGGCGGCGACGGACAAGGCGGCAGCGGAGAAGGCAGCGATGGAGAGGGCGGCGGCGGAGAGGGCAGCGACGGAGGCCGCCGAGGCCGCCAGGGCGGCGGCCGACCAGTCCGCCCAGGAGCAGCCCGCCGGACCACCCGCCGCGCCGCCGGACGGCCCCGGCGTGTGGTCGGCACAGGGAGCGGAGGCCGCGATCGCCTTCGCCCGCTCCAAGATCGGCCTGCCGTACATCTGGGGCGGCGAGGGCCCGGACGGCTACGACTGCTCGGGGCTGACCATGATGGCCTGGCGCACCGGCGGCCGGCGGATCACCCACTTCGCCGCCGACCAGTACGCCGAGTCCACCCCCGTGACGTACCGCCAGCTCCGCCCGGGCGACCTGGTCTTCTGGAGCGACACCGGCCGCGCCGCCGACATCCACCACGTCGGCCTCTACATCGGCGACGACAAGATGATCGAGGCACCCCGCGCCGGCATGCCGATCAAGCAGGCCAGCCTCTGGATCATGGGCACGCCCGACTTCTACGCCCGGCCCTGA
- a CDS encoding GNAT family N-acetyltransferase: MGDNGHGGTRDPGRGRQDDSTEIRAITEDDIPGWDRALAVGFLRPHAGEATEYRRLSFEPGRSLGAYDGERCVGTFRSFDTELTVPGGATVRADAITSVTVSSTHRRRGLLRAMMTRDLAAAHERGNPVAILIAAEYNIYGRYGFGPATVAHGWNIDLLRAGGLRRGLPTVPGGRVDFATMAEVRKVGPEFHERWRRTQPGAITRTETGWRVRTGDVKAPGPEWQEPFVALHRDATGTVTGLVAYKVDDNWDGSYPDCTLTVLDLQAQDMPTAVELWRLLFSVDWVRKVVVENLAPDDPLPLLLTEPRAATPYADNSDFTWLRVLDAEAAFAARSYGAPGRIVLDVTDPLGYADGRWAVEAAADGTGRCTATTDEPDLALGVGPLGSLYLGGESVARLAAAALVTELRPGAVAQADLLLRTPARPWNPDGF; the protein is encoded by the coding sequence ATGGGCGACAACGGACACGGCGGGACCCGCGATCCGGGTCGGGGCCGGCAGGACGACAGCACCGAGATCCGGGCGATCACCGAGGACGACATCCCCGGCTGGGACCGCGCGCTCGCGGTCGGCTTCCTCCGGCCGCACGCCGGGGAGGCCACCGAGTACCGGCGGCTCAGCTTCGAGCCCGGGCGCTCGCTCGGCGCCTACGACGGCGAACGCTGCGTCGGGACGTTCCGCAGCTTCGACACCGAGCTGACCGTCCCCGGCGGCGCGACCGTCCGGGCGGACGCGATCACCTCCGTGACCGTGAGCTCCACCCACCGCCGGCGCGGCCTGCTGCGCGCCATGATGACCCGCGACCTGGCCGCCGCGCACGAGCGCGGGAACCCGGTCGCCATCCTGATCGCCGCCGAGTACAACATCTACGGCCGGTACGGCTTCGGGCCCGCCACCGTCGCCCACGGCTGGAACATCGACCTGCTGCGGGCCGGCGGCCTGCGCCGGGGGCTGCCGACCGTGCCCGGCGGCCGGGTCGACTTCGCCACCATGGCCGAGGTGCGCAAGGTGGGCCCCGAGTTCCACGAGCGCTGGCGGCGCACCCAGCCCGGCGCCATCACCCGCACCGAGACCGGCTGGCGGGTCCGCACCGGGGACGTCAAGGCCCCCGGCCCCGAGTGGCAGGAGCCCTTCGTGGCCCTGCACCGGGACGCCACCGGCACCGTCACCGGCCTGGTCGCCTACAAGGTGGACGACAACTGGGACGGCAGCTACCCCGACTGCACCCTCACCGTCCTCGACCTGCAGGCCCAGGACATGCCCACCGCCGTCGAGCTGTGGCGTCTGCTCTTCTCCGTCGACTGGGTGCGCAAGGTCGTCGTCGAGAACCTCGCCCCCGACGACCCGCTGCCGTTGCTGCTCACCGAGCCGCGCGCCGCCACCCCGTACGCCGACAACTCCGACTTCACCTGGCTGCGGGTGCTCGACGCCGAGGCGGCCTTCGCCGCCCGCAGCTACGGCGCGCCCGGCCGGATCGTGCTGGACGTCACCGACCCGCTCGGGTACGCGGACGGCCGCTGGGCCGTCGAGGCCGCCGCCGACGGCACCGGCCGCTGCACGGCGACCACCGACGAGCCCGACCTCGCACTCGGCGTCGGCCCGCTCGGTTCGCTCTACCTGGGCGGTGAGAGCGTCGCGCGGCTGGCCGCCGCCGCCCTGGTCACCGAGCTGCGCCCGGGCGCCGTCGCCCAGGCCGACCTGCTGCTGCGGACGCCGGCCCGGCCGTGGAACCCGGACGGCTTCTGA
- a CDS encoding TetR family transcriptional regulator has product MTDTPVGSASVDEPKDSDSPKDERTPVAPELPGGRALPKTGKSEQTRALILETAMRLFKERGYDKTTMRAIAADAGVSVGNAYYYFASKEFLIQGFYDQMTYQHAADARARMAGSKDFAERLEIALTSWLDCAAEYHEFASQFFRTAADPTSSLSPFSNESHPARATAVELFREVLTGSELAPKLDAELAELLPDLLWLHLMVVVLYWVFDRTPDTERTREFVRRSTPMAARVINLSRYRVFRPIVRDAKGLIQDFILPTIGRTQAG; this is encoded by the coding sequence GTGACTGACACCCCGGTAGGCTCGGCCAGCGTGGACGAGCCCAAGGACAGCGACAGCCCGAAGGACGAGCGCACTCCGGTGGCCCCGGAACTGCCCGGCGGCCGGGCGCTCCCGAAGACCGGGAAGAGCGAGCAGACCAGGGCTCTGATCCTGGAGACCGCGATGCGCCTCTTCAAGGAACGCGGCTACGACAAGACCACCATGCGGGCCATCGCCGCCGACGCCGGGGTGTCGGTCGGCAACGCCTACTACTACTTCGCGTCGAAGGAATTCCTGATTCAGGGGTTCTACGACCAGATGACGTACCAGCACGCGGCCGACGCCCGGGCCCGGATGGCCGGCAGCAAGGACTTCGCGGAGCGCCTGGAGATCGCGCTGACCTCCTGGCTCGACTGCGCAGCGGAGTACCACGAGTTCGCCTCGCAGTTCTTCCGGACGGCCGCCGACCCGACCAGCTCGCTCAGCCCGTTCTCGAACGAGTCGCACCCGGCCCGGGCGACCGCGGTCGAGCTGTTCCGCGAGGTGCTGACCGGCTCCGAGCTGGCGCCCAAGCTGGACGCCGAACTCGCCGAGCTGCTGCCCGACCTGCTCTGGCTGCACCTCATGGTCGTCGTCCTGTACTGGGTCTTCGACCGCACCCCGGACACCGAGCGGACCAGGGAGTTCGTCCGGCGCTCCACCCCGATGGCCGCGCGGGTCATCAACCTGTCGCGTTACCGGGTCTTCCGGCCGATCGTCCGCGACGCCAAGGGCCTGATCCAGGACTTCATCCTGCCGACCATCGGGCGGACCCAGGCCGGCTGA
- a CDS encoding DCC1-like thiol-disulfide oxidoreductase family protein, translating to MHTAADAPPVTRITVLHDPGCPLCRRLTAWLHDQPQLVPLDFVAVASAEARERYPDLDHDASLGEITVVADTGEVWRGPQAFVTCLWALAAHRPLARRLSTPAGLPLARAAAFAAGRYRAATGADRAGPGAEGASGTARTDDSTWASGSPADPVGAARTDDSAWATTWPGALLADQPPRCGDGACARSG from the coding sequence GTGCACACCGCGGCGGACGCCCCGCCGGTCACCCGGATCACCGTGCTGCACGACCCCGGCTGCCCGCTCTGCCGCCGCCTCACGGCCTGGCTGCACGACCAGCCCCAGCTGGTACCGCTGGACTTCGTCGCGGTCGCCTCCGCCGAGGCCCGCGAGCGGTACCCGGACCTCGACCACGACGCCAGCCTCGGCGAGATCACCGTGGTCGCCGACACCGGGGAGGTCTGGCGGGGGCCGCAGGCCTTCGTCACCTGCCTCTGGGCACTGGCCGCACACCGGCCGCTCGCCCGACGGCTCAGTACTCCGGCCGGCCTCCCGCTGGCCAGAGCGGCGGCGTTCGCCGCCGGCAGGTACCGCGCGGCCACGGGAGCGGACCGTGCCGGACCGGGTGCGGAGGGGGCATCCGGTACGGCACGGACCGACGACAGCACCTGGGCGAGCGGATCACCGGCCGACCCGGTCGGCGCGGCCCGGACGGACGACAGCGCCTGGGCGACGACCTGGCCGGGGGCGCTCCTGGCGGACCAGCCGCCCCGCTGCGGCGACGGCGCCTGCGCCAGGTCGGGCTAG
- a CDS encoding GNAT family N-acetyltransferase produces MTKRSGQDVTIRVGSIDDAEDVAALHAESWRTAYAGIVPDRALGDGLAAERGELWTLRLGVDYGEPANTPELLIAETAGETVGFAYLVPQPDGRILLDNLHVRPGRTGGGTGGMLMRAALAHVARRHPGADLYLEVLRDNTRAVAFYEREGGRRTGARQGFFPGGFTLPEYEYTWAAQGARS; encoded by the coding sequence ATGACGAAGCGGAGCGGCCAGGACGTGACGATCAGAGTCGGGAGCATCGACGACGCCGAGGACGTCGCGGCCCTGCACGCCGAAAGCTGGCGGACCGCCTACGCGGGGATCGTGCCCGACCGGGCCCTCGGCGACGGACTGGCCGCCGAGCGCGGCGAACTCTGGACGCTCCGCCTGGGCGTCGACTACGGCGAACCCGCCAACACCCCCGAGCTGCTGATCGCCGAGACCGCGGGGGAGACCGTCGGCTTCGCCTACCTCGTCCCGCAGCCCGACGGCCGGATCCTGCTCGACAACCTGCACGTCCGCCCCGGCCGTACCGGCGGGGGCACCGGCGGGATGCTGATGCGCGCCGCCCTCGCCCATGTCGCGCGGCGGCACCCGGGCGCCGACCTCTACCTGGAGGTGCTGCGCGACAACACCCGGGCGGTCGCCTTCTACGAGCGGGAGGGCGGCCGGCGGACCGGCGCCCGGCAGGGGTTCTTCCCAGGCGGCTTCACCCTGCCCGAGTACGAGTACACCTGGGCGGCCCAGGGCGCCCGGAGCTGA